The Vigna unguiculata cultivar IT97K-499-35 chromosome 6, ASM411807v1, whole genome shotgun sequence genome contains a region encoding:
- the LOC114188224 gene encoding disease resistance protein RPM1-like, whose translation MAETAVSLASQHVFPKLLEAVKMLRDLPKNVAEVTDELENFQDFIHDANKMADAEEDSNRRDRIRKRLMRLREASFRMEDVIDDYVMICDENQPEEGPRCAALLCEAVEFIKTQIHHLQIAYQIQDVKSLVRTEREGFINHCPIEPRSHGSRGKENFTWHKFRMDPLFIKEHEVVGLEGPTQTLKKWLTLTQGREERTVISIVGMAGLGKTTLSKQVFDRVRTDFECHALITVSRSYTVEELLRTMTNELCKERKEDPPRDVSTMNQLSLIKEVRNRLRNKRYVVLFDDVWNETFWDDVELAMIDDKNGSRIIITTREEKVAEFCKSCLLYRLQPLSEEKSLELLCKKAFGYGFHGCCLEDYEKAGLGIVRKCGYLPLAIVAIGSLLYRKCKSPYEWRLFSQNLSLEMESNSELDSVKKILSLSYDDLSQNLRSCLLYFGMYPEDYEVKCGRLIQQWIAEGFVKHERGRNLEEVAQQQLMELISRSLVLVASFTTDGKVKACRVHDSMHEMIRGKMKNTGFCEYIDEHNHLESSGITRRLTIATSSNINGLSGCIEGSHVRSILILTNEVSSVDFNSRLLAKHTRLKVLDLEFTPLHDVPENLGCLIHLKYLSFRETFIRSLPKSIGKLQNLETLDVRTYMEIEVPKEITKLRKLRHLLGSTISSSSLKDSLGSMRSLEKMHELGIDEDGVVLRELGKLKKLRDLRLVSLRRDHAETLCSSLNEMPLLERLHISFAEYLRLSNFTEDPAALSSSIRKIQVRRPLESGVIDLHITSSLSKLRKLYLYANLKEFPNWISRLQNLVKLSLVESKLTNIPLTDLGSMPNLLLLSFDSNSFEGETLHFENGGFQKLKELEFKCLYNLSFILIDSGALPSLEKLQIVAIPQLKIVPSGIQHLKKLQVLYIVHMPTEFLQRIDPEGGDEHWMIKHVPYVHFSHYIS comes from the coding sequence ATGGCAGAAACTGCAGTGTCCCTTGCTAGTCAGCATGTGTTTCCAAAACTTTTGGAAGCTGTAAAGATGCTGAGAGATCTTCCAAAAAATGTTGCAGAAGTTACTGATGAATTAGAAAACTTTCAAGATTTCATCCATGATGCAAATAAAATGGCTGATGCTGAAGAAGATAGCAATAGGCGGGATAGAATAAGAAAAAGGTTGATGAGGCTGAGAGAAGCATCTTTTCGCATGGAAGATGTCATCGATGACTATGTGATGATATGTGACGAAAATCAACCTGAAGAAGGTCCTCGATGTGCAGCTTTACTCTGTGAGGCTGTTGAGTTCATCAAAACTCAAATCCACCACCTTCAAATAGCGTATCAGATTCAGGATGTTAAGTCACTTGTTCGCACAGAAAGGGAAGGCTTCATAAACCATTGTCCCATTGAACCAAGATCACACGGTTCtagaggaaaagaaaatttcacATGGCATAAATTTCGAATGGATCCTCTCTTTATTAAGGAACATGAGGTTGTTGGCCTTGAAGGCCCTACACAAACACTGAAAAAGTGGTTGACACTGACACAGGGAAGAGAGGAACGCACCGTCATCTCTATTGTAGGAATGGCAGGATTGGGAAAAACCACTCTTTCTAAGCAAGTCTTTGACAGGGTCCGTACAGACTTTGAGTGCCATGCATTGATCACAGTGTCTCGATCCTATACTGTTGAAGAGTTGCTGAGGACTATGACGAACGAGCTTtgcaaagaaagaaaggaggaTCCTCCTCGAGATGTTTCAACTATGAATCAATTGTCGTTGATAAAAGAAGTCAGAAACCGCTTGCGCAATAAAAGGTATGTTGTCTTGTTTGATGATGTTTGGAATGAAACATTTTGGGATGACGTTGAATTGGCTATGATTGATGATAAAAATGGAAGTAGGATAATAATCACTACCCGGGAAGAGAAGGTTGCGGAGTTCTGTAAAAGTTGTTTACTTTATAGGCTACAACCTTTAAGTGAAGAAAAGTCACTGGAGTTGTTATGTAAAAAGGCATTTGGGTATGGCTTTCATGGATGTTGTCTAGAAGATTATGAAAAAGCAGGTCTGGGCATTGTTAGAAAGTGTGGATATTTACCTCTAGCAATTGTAGCTATCGGTAGTCTTTTATATAGAAAATGTAAAAGTCCATATGAATGGCGCCTGTTTAGTCAAAATCTAAGTTTAGAGATGGAGAGCAATTCCGAGTTAGAcagtgtaaaaaaaattttaagtttgaGTTACGATGATTTGTCACAGAATCTCAGATCATGTTTGTTGTATTTTGGAATGTATCCTGAAGATTATGAAGTTAAATGTGGTAGATTAATTCAGCAGTGGATAGCTGAAGGGTTTGTTAAACACGAACGCGGAAGAAATTTAGAAGAAGTTGCACAACAACAATTAATGGAGTTGATCAGTAGAAGCTTGGTACTAGTTGCATCATTTACCACGGATGGGAAAGTGAAAGCATGTCGTGTTCATGACTCAATGCATGAAATGATCCGTGGAAAAATGAAGAATACGGGGTTTTGTGAGTATATTGATGAGCATAATCATTTGGAGTCAAGTGGTATCACTCGACGCTTAACAATAGCAACAAGCTCCAATATTAATGGTTTAAGTGGATGTATTGAAGGATCACATGTTCGGTCAATTCTAATTTTGACGAATGAAGTGTCATCTGTAGACTTCAACAGCCGCTTGCTTGCAAAACACACGCGGTTGAAGGTGCTGGATTTGGAATTTACTCCATTACATGATGTTCCTGAGAATTTGGGGtgtttaatccacttaaagtatCTAAGCTTCAGGGAGACATTCATAAGAAGCCTTCCAAAATCCATTGGAAAGCTGCAGAACTTGGAGACACTAGATGTAAGAACATATATGGAGATTGAGGTACCAAAGGAGATTACGAAGCTTAGAAAGCTACGTCATCTTTTGGGTAGCACAATATCTTCCAGTTCATTGAAGGATAGTCTTGGAAGCATGAGGTCCCTGGAAAAGATGCATGAATTGGGAATAGATGAAGATGGAGTGGTGCTTAGAGAGCTTGGAAAGCTAAAGAAATTAAGGGATTTGAGGCTTGTTAGTCTCAGGAGAGATCATGCGGAGACTCTCTGTTCCTCACTAAACGAGATGCCACTCTTGGAGCGACTACATATCTCCTTCGCAGAATATCTAAGGCTTTCTAATTTTACGGAAGATCCTGCAGCTCTTTCTTCCTCAATAAGGAAGATACAAGTACGACGACCACTTGAGAGTGGAGTAATTGACTTGCACATTACGTCATCGTTGTCTAAACTGAGGAAGCTTTATCTGTATGCCAATTTAAAAGAGTTCCCAAATTGGATTTCTCGTCTCCAAAATCTTGTGAAATTGTCTTTGGTTGAATCAAAGTTAACTAACATTCCGTTGACAGATCTGGGAAGTATGCCAAATTTGTTGTTGCTCTCTTTTGACTCTAATTCTTTTGAAGGAGAAACTTTGCATTTTGAAAATGGAGGATTTCAGAAACTCAAGGAACTAGAATTCAAATGTTTGTATAATTTGAGTTTCATCCTTATTGATAGCGGGGCACTGCCATCTTTGGAAAAGCTTCAGATAGTGGCTATTCCACAACTGAAGATAGTACCCTCTGGCATTCAACACTTGAAGAAACTCCAAGTTCTCTACATCGTGCATATGCCGACAGAATTTCTTCAGAGGATTGACCCCGAGGGAGGAGATGAGCACTGGATGATCAAACATGTGCCCTATGTACATTTTAGTCACTATATATCGTAA